The Brassica oleracea var. oleracea cultivar TO1000 chromosome C7, BOL, whole genome shotgun sequence sequence GGTTTTGAATAGAATCTAGCGAGGCTTGGAGTCGAAAAAGGTTGAGTTTTCCTCAGAAATCTCGCGCTCTGTATCATTTGCATCCACGCCATTATCGGAGCTTTTTTTTTTTCTTGCAACAGTCTCAGGCGCCGACGAGTCTTCTTCCTTAGCTAGAGACTTGGGGGTTTCTGATGGATACGGCGTCGTTTAACCGAAAACGAGGAAGAAACTCACAATTGTTTGTTTTAAACGGCCCAAGCCCATTAGCCCAAATCAAACAAACTTTGTGTATTTTTTCCCGCGTGGTCCTTTTTAACATTTGATTTTTGCTTGAAGAGTGATTAGGTTCCTACTTCCTACCTAATCGTTGAATAAAATTTTGATTACCATTTCAAATTAACAAATATCTCAAAGTCGAAGACTATTCCTATTTTGATTTTTTTTTTTTTAAAATATTTATAAAAGAAAATGAAATCATATTGATGAACAATTTTTCCTTTTCGGGGGTTTGTTGGATTTGAACACTAACTACCAAAACATAACATGATATGATCATTCTTTTTTTGAGCAAACATAACATGATATGATCATTCTTTTTTTGGGCAAACATTGACATGATATGATCATTCAGAAAGAGAAATCAAAACTAAAACAAACTACGGCGAGTCACGAGTGAGCATCACGCGCATCCTTGAACAACAGCATCAGTATCTCCGCCGTTGCTTTACCACTAGCGTACGGTGGAAACAGACCAATTGGAAGATAAAATTAAGCAAAAACGAAATCCCAAAACTCTACGGCAATAAATAAAAACAAAATCCTAAGTCAAATTCAAAATTCAGACGGTGCAGCCGTAGAAGAGGAAGAAGAAACCAAGCATCGAGACCAAAGCCACAGACTCGAACGCCACCACTACTTTCCACACAACGTCGTCCACCATCACGGACAAGAAACTCAGCTCCGGTCGACTCCAGCTCAGCCAGCGCCACCGTCCGTAACCAACTCCTGAAAACCATCCCGGCTCGGATCCAGATGAAGCCAAGCGGATCGGCCACCACCTAGTCGTTGACGGCATCGGAGATTCAAAGGCAGAGATGGAAGTGAAGTGAGTCTTGTCTTTGTGGATTCTCTAGTGTTAATGCGACAGAATGATGTAGCTAATTGCGGAAAAGGAAACTTTTATAGCAGAAATAGTGGTTAGTTTAGTTTAACGGTTTAGATTGATGTCGTGGCGTTACATTTTCGAGATGTGCGGCTGTGATGGATACATTGGGATCTCTGTTCATGCTTCTTTTGAACTTTTTGCTTTATATTTTTACTTCCCTCGACCCTAATCATTGTGGCTAGTTGAAATGTGTACTATTTCTAGAATTTTTGCAGACATTATTTTAGCAAGTACAACGCATATGAGATC is a genomic window containing:
- the LOC106304849 gene encoding uncharacterized protein LOC106304849 is translated as MPSTTRWWPIRLASSGSEPGWFSGVGYGRWRWLSWSRPELSFLSVMVDDVVWKVVVAFESVALVSMLGFFFLFYGCTV